A genomic stretch from Tribolium castaneum strain GA2 chromosome 6, icTriCast1.1, whole genome shotgun sequence includes:
- the LOC660061 gene encoding SET domain-containing protein SmydA-8: MAENKCAECDKPAELKCSACKLVSYCCKDHQKKHWKSHKTLCRPFEITTTKEVGKCLVATRDLSPGDVIISELPLVYGPRPHMVEEGPVPCPGCCRLIICENSPRCPGCDFPVCHPRCPGLKDMEKHGHECLILSLREIRAINGLHDFYRQDTLLALRCLLLQKKNPKKFAQLMEMEAHLDKRGPDTEIYKQVQERTFDYLDDAFFTPLKVLQARTGKEVLQDISKETVHKICGIIDVNALEINQDAEISVLYPTAYLMEHDCLCNTVHSFDTEENGYKITVRAALPIKKGDHISTMYTHALWGTQARREHLKETKYFSCTCKRCKDPTEMGSYLSALRCLGTGVDSCDGYQLPADPTDDNTQWLCNKCDIKLTNSEVSYLINQIGEEVDHVQLSSPTVKDLDNLLSKMLTFLHPNHYHVYSVKHSLVQLYGYQQGYTPSQISDDTVLKKAAMCRELLEVTRKIDPGNSRLPLYSGVVYHELYLANMIMIKRKWDLGIKSKVKSMLAMIKECQESLSQASEVLKYETTTPAGDKLLNLIASSKREFQNWVERNKIDLTKV, translated from the exons ATGGCCGAAAATAAATGCGCCGAGTGTGATAAACCGGcggaattaaaatgttccgCTTGCAAGTTAGTCTCCTACTGTTGCAAAGACCACCAGAAGAAGCACTGGAAATCGCACAAAACGCTATGCCGACCGTTCGAAATCACCACGACCAAGGAGGTCGGCAAGTGTCTGGTGGCCACGCGAGATTTGAGCCCCGGTGACGTCATTATCTCCGAGCTGCCTCTGGTGTATGGGCCCAGACCCCACATGGTCGAAGAGGGGCCGGTACCATGCCCAGGATGCTGCAG gCTGATTATTTGCGAAAACTCGCCGAGATGCCCCGGGTGCGACTTCCCGGTGTGCCACCCACGTTGTCCCGGGTTGAAAGACATGGAAAAGCATGGGCACGAGTGCCTGATTTTGAGCCTGAGGGAGATTCGGGCCATAAATGGGCTCCACGATTTCTACAG ACAAGACACGCTTTTGGCACTTCGTTGTTTACTGCTTCAGAAGAAGAACCCGAAAAAGTTTGCGCAATTGATGGAAATGGAGGCACATTTGGATAAGCGAGGCCCAGACACGGAGATTTATAAACAAGTCCAAGAACGTACTTTTGACTATTTGGACGACGCTTTTTTCACTCCACTTAAAGTCCTCCAAGCTAGGACTGGGAAGGAAGTCTTGCAGGACATTTCAAAGGAAACTGTGCACAAAATCTGTGGCATTATCGACGTTAACGCCCTTGAAATTAATCAAGACGCCGAGATTTCTGTTCTTTACCCAACTGCATATTTGATGGAACATGACTGTCTCTGTAACACTGTTCACAGTTTTGATACCGAAGAAAATGGCTACAA aATCACAGTCAGGGCCGCTTTACCCATCAAAAAAGGTGACCATATTAGTACCATGTACACCCATGCCCTCTGGGGTACCCAGGCGAGACGCGAGCATTTGAAAGAAACGAAATACTTCTCCTGCACGTGCAAGAGATGCAAAGATCCGACTGAGATGGGGAGCTACCTCAGTGCCTTGAGATGTCTGGGCACTGGGGTTGATTCCTGCGATGGTTATCAACTTCCAGCTGATCCAACCGATGATAACACTCAATGGTTGTGTAATAAATGCGATATCAAGCTCACAAATAGCGAAGTTTCGTACTTAATCAATCAAATTGGGGAGGAAGTTGACCACGTCCAGCTGTCTTCACCCACTGTCAAAGACCTAGACAATTTGCTATCAAAAATGTTGACTTTTTTGCACCCAAATCACTACCACGTCTACTCAGTGAAACATTCGTTGGTGCAGTTGTATGGCTACCAACAAGGGTACACCCCTAGTCAAATCAGCGATGATACAGTTCTGAAGAAAGCCGCGATGTGTCGCGAGTTGCTGGAAGTTACCAGGAAAATTGATCCAGGAAATTCCAG gTTGCCGCTCTATTCCGGTGTTGTCTATCACGAGCTGTATCTTGCTAACATGATTATGATCAAGAGGAAGTGGGATTTAGGGATTAAATCAAAAGTCAAGTCCATGTTAGCAATGATTAAGGAATGTCAAGAGAGTCTCAGTCAGGCATCAGAAGTGCTTAAGTATGAAACCACCACTCCAGCTGGTGATAAGCTCCTGAATTTGATTGCATCGTCAAAGAGGGAGTTCCAGAATTGGGTGGAACGGAACAAAATTGACTTGACCAAAGTgtga
- the LOC103314055 gene encoding SET domain-containing protein SmydA-8 isoform X1 — MSKIPENNSVKSEQPISQTCCPGCLCNSEVKYEVCQTTKPHSIKSARNLSTGEVIFRELPLISGPRLDHKNDEKLCIGCCKLLLSNENKIVCPNCSLPLCSLDCDGFSPRHDFECSVFKLGQFDQNFKYGALLPLRTLFLQKTNTVQWQKIFEQCDVDFVLNRNDEIEYLVQKFLTPLKKLEEETHQIILEDKSEETLGKIFNFLQSNTHHNKQLISFYPNASLLKHSCTPNTIFTTENFEITLRAISGVSEGTPLTCSYTDLFSGTHVRLKNLKKLNKTCFCARCTDPTEFGTFFSALKCMGTKQDPCGGNQLPVNPTNEETLWVCDKCKIELPHKQIVKFVKHLGGQVGKTLARKVSIEELEEFLGKLLMFLHPNHFYIFAVKNALVELYGEESLATKIQICEELIDIAGKFEDWGLRLGRLLHELFASKTSNLVENKNVEELATTIAKMRKIAQVHQDPDFLQIFLEDESKLASL, encoded by the exons ATGTCTAAAATTCCTGAAAATAATTCCGTAAAGTCTGAACAACCAATCTCGCAAACGTGTTGTCCAGGTTGTCTTTGCAATTCTGAGGTAAAATATGAG GTGTGCCAAACAACTAAACCCCATTCGATTAAATCGGCAAGAAATTTGTCCACCGGAGAAGTAATTTTTAGGGAGTTACCGCTCATTTCTGGACCTCGACTTGACCACAAAAATGACGAAAAGCTCTGCATTGGCTGTTGCAAGTT aCTTCTCtctaatgaaaataaaattgtttgccCTAATTGTTCCTTGCCTTTGTGTAGTCTTGACTGTGATGGTTTTAGCCCAAGACACGATTTTGAATGTAGCGTTTTCAAGTTAGGACAGTTTGATCAAAACTTTAA GTATGGTGCTTTATTACCCTTAAGAACcctttttttgcaaaaaactaacACAGTTCAgtggcaaaaaatatttgagcaGTGTGACGtagattttgtttt AAACAGGAATGATGAAATCGAGTACTTGGTACAAAAATTCTTGACCCCACTCAAGAAACTAGAAGAAGAAACGCACCAGATAATTCTTGAAGACAAGTCGGAGGAAACCCTTGGCAAAATCTTCAATTTCTTACAATCGAACACTCACCACAATAAACAACTGATATCGTTTTACCCAAATGCAAGTCTTCTAAAGCACAGTTGTACCCCTAACACTATTTTCACtactgaaaattttgaaataacatTAAGGGCAATTAGTGGCGTTTCGGAAGGTACTCCACTGACTTGCTCTTACACCGATCTTTTTAGTGGTACTCATGTTCGTCTAAAGAACCTCAAAAAACTCAACAAGACTTGTTTTTGTGCCAGATGTACCGACCCAACCGAATTTGGTACTTTTTTCAGCGCCTTGAAATGCATGGGTACCAAGCAAGACCCTTGTGGTGGTAACCAACTTCCGGTGAATCCCACAAACGAGGAGACTCTATGGGTCTGTGACAAGTGCAAAATTGAGCTACCCCACAAACAGATCGTCAAATTCGTAAAACATCTCGGAGGGCAAGTTGGGAAAACTCTCGCGAGGAAAGTTTCAATTGAAGAATTAGAGgagtttttaggcaaattgttaatgtttttGCACCCCAACCACTTTTACATTTTCGCGGTGAAAAACGCTTTGGTTGAGCTATATGGTGAGGAGTCCCTAGCTACGAAAATCCAGATTTGCGAAGAACTGATCGACATTGCTGGGAAATTTGAAGACTGGGGGTTACGTCTTGGCCGACTGTTGCACGAATTGTTTGCGTCCAAAACCTCCAATTTggttgaaaacaaaaatgttgaagAATTGGCGACAACAATTGCGAAAATGCGAAAAATCGCACAAGTGCACCAAGACCCGGATTTTCTCCAAATTTTTCTAGAAGACGAGTCAAAACTCGCGTCTTTGTAA
- the LOC103314055 gene encoding SET domain-containing protein SmydA-8 isoform X2, with product MSKIPENNSVKSEQPISQTCCPGCLCNSEVKYEVCQTTKPHSIKSARNLSTGEVIFRELPLISGPRLDHKNDEKLCIGCCKLLSNENKIVCPNCSLPLCSLDCDGFSPRHDFECSVFKLGQFDQNFKYGALLPLRTLFLQKTNTVQWQKIFEQCDVDFVLNRNDEIEYLVQKFLTPLKKLEEETHQIILEDKSEETLGKIFNFLQSNTHHNKQLISFYPNASLLKHSCTPNTIFTTENFEITLRAISGVSEGTPLTCSYTDLFSGTHVRLKNLKKLNKTCFCARCTDPTEFGTFFSALKCMGTKQDPCGGNQLPVNPTNEETLWVCDKCKIELPHKQIVKFVKHLGGQVGKTLARKVSIEELEEFLGKLLMFLHPNHFYIFAVKNALVELYGEESLATKIQICEELIDIAGKFEDWGLRLGRLLHELFASKTSNLVENKNVEELATTIAKMRKIAQVHQDPDFLQIFLEDESKLASL from the exons ATGTCTAAAATTCCTGAAAATAATTCCGTAAAGTCTGAACAACCAATCTCGCAAACGTGTTGTCCAGGTTGTCTTTGCAATTCTGAGGTAAAATATGAG GTGTGCCAAACAACTAAACCCCATTCGATTAAATCGGCAAGAAATTTGTCCACCGGAGAAGTAATTTTTAGGGAGTTACCGCTCATTTCTGGACCTCGACTTGACCACAAAAATGACGAAAAGCTCTGCATTGGCTGTTGCAA aCTTCTCtctaatgaaaataaaattgtttgccCTAATTGTTCCTTGCCTTTGTGTAGTCTTGACTGTGATGGTTTTAGCCCAAGACACGATTTTGAATGTAGCGTTTTCAAGTTAGGACAGTTTGATCAAAACTTTAA GTATGGTGCTTTATTACCCTTAAGAACcctttttttgcaaaaaactaacACAGTTCAgtggcaaaaaatatttgagcaGTGTGACGtagattttgtttt AAACAGGAATGATGAAATCGAGTACTTGGTACAAAAATTCTTGACCCCACTCAAGAAACTAGAAGAAGAAACGCACCAGATAATTCTTGAAGACAAGTCGGAGGAAACCCTTGGCAAAATCTTCAATTTCTTACAATCGAACACTCACCACAATAAACAACTGATATCGTTTTACCCAAATGCAAGTCTTCTAAAGCACAGTTGTACCCCTAACACTATTTTCACtactgaaaattttgaaataacatTAAGGGCAATTAGTGGCGTTTCGGAAGGTACTCCACTGACTTGCTCTTACACCGATCTTTTTAGTGGTACTCATGTTCGTCTAAAGAACCTCAAAAAACTCAACAAGACTTGTTTTTGTGCCAGATGTACCGACCCAACCGAATTTGGTACTTTTTTCAGCGCCTTGAAATGCATGGGTACCAAGCAAGACCCTTGTGGTGGTAACCAACTTCCGGTGAATCCCACAAACGAGGAGACTCTATGGGTCTGTGACAAGTGCAAAATTGAGCTACCCCACAAACAGATCGTCAAATTCGTAAAACATCTCGGAGGGCAAGTTGGGAAAACTCTCGCGAGGAAAGTTTCAATTGAAGAATTAGAGgagtttttaggcaaattgttaatgtttttGCACCCCAACCACTTTTACATTTTCGCGGTGAAAAACGCTTTGGTTGAGCTATATGGTGAGGAGTCCCTAGCTACGAAAATCCAGATTTGCGAAGAACTGATCGACATTGCTGGGAAATTTGAAGACTGGGGGTTACGTCTTGGCCGACTGTTGCACGAATTGTTTGCGTCCAAAACCTCCAATTTggttgaaaacaaaaatgttgaagAATTGGCGACAACAATTGCGAAAATGCGAAAAATCGCACAAGTGCACCAAGACCCGGATTTTCTCCAAATTTTTCTAGAAGACGAGTCAAAACTCGCGTCTTTGTAA